The Silene latifolia isolate original U9 population chromosome X, ASM4854445v1, whole genome shotgun sequence genome contains the following window.
GGATAAAGGGAGTATCTGACTAGGGTactaatgattatgtttatataTTAGGGTACAAAGAACTATGTTCATATCGCGTTATTTGAGGAGATTTGCGACATTGTCGGCCCTTTCTTCCGGCGAACTTCTGGAGTACCCGTGTTCAAAGAGGGCAGTGAATCTAGTTACGGAATCATCCCTATGTCCGATATTGTATAAATTAAATGCTGAGCTGAAGGATCATGTAAAAGCTGGTCGTTTGACAGATGCGCGCCAATTGTTCGATGAAATGCACCAACGAGATGCAGTTTCGTGGACAAATGTGATATCTGGGTATGTGAATGCCGCGAACTATGGGGAAGCGTTGAGTTTGTTTTCCAGGATGTGGGTTGATCCTTCGGTTGGAGTGGATAATTTTGTGCTTAGTGTAGCTCTGAAAGCGTGTGGACTTGACAACAATATTGTTTTCGGGAAATTGTTACATGGGGTCAGTTTGAAGAATAGTCTAGTTAATTCTGTGTTTGTGGGGAGTTCACTTGTGGATATGTATGCTAAATGCAGGGAAATTTCGGAGAGTTGTCGGGTTTTTGATGAGATGCCAGAGAGAAATGTAGTTTCTTGGACTGCCATTATAACAGGGCTTGTGAAGTCTGGGAATTGTAAGGAGGGTTTGCAGTATTTTTCCGAAATGTGGTTATCAGGCGTAGATTGTGATGCATATTGTTTTGCCATTGCATTGAAGGCTTGTGCGGATTCGTGTGATGTAAAACATGGTAAAGAGATTCATACACAAGCAATAAAAAGGGGTTTTAATGCGAGTGCATATGTGGTAAACACTCTTGCTACCATGTATAACAAATCTGGGAAGTTGGATTATGGGATGTGCTTGTTTGGAAGGATTAAAACCCCAGATGTTGTCGGATGGACCTCACTCATTACGTCCTATGTTCAAATGGGTAGAGAGGACATAGCAATTCAACAGTTTATGCTACTGTGGAATTCCGTTGTGAGCCCTAATGGGTACACTTTTGCAGCGGTTATCACTGCCTGTACACATCTCGGCAAACTCATTTTTGGTGAACAGTTACATGCTCATGTTATAAAGGTAGgtttcatggatgctttgtctgttGCAAATTCAGTCATGACTTTGTATTCAAGATGTGGGCAACTGGAATCAGCAGCAACTGTATTTTCTGCGATGAAAAGTAAAGACATTGTTTCTTGGAGCAGCATAATTGCAGGGTATACGCAAGCTGGATATGCCAAAGAAGCCTTCATGTATCTGTCATGGATGAGAAGAGAAGGAACAAAACCAACTGAATTTGCTCTTGCCAGTGTGTTAAGTGTCTCTGGATTTATGGCGATTCTTGATCAGGGGAGACAAGTACATACCCATATTCTTAAAGTTGGATTAGATCATACCTCTCTTGCTCAGAGTGCATTGATCACGATGTATTCAAAATGTGGAAGCATAAAAGATGCTTCACAGGTATACAC
Protein-coding sequences here:
- the LOC141619581 gene encoding putative pentatricopeptide repeat-containing protein At3g47840 gives rise to the protein MFISRYLRRFATLSALSSGELLEYPCSKRAVNLVTESSLCPILYKLNAELKDHVKAGRLTDARQLFDEMHQRDAVSWTNVISGYVNAANYGEALSLFSRMWVDPSVGVDNFVLSVALKACGLDNNIVFGKLLHGVSLKNSLVNSVFVGSSLVDMYAKCREISESCRVFDEMPERNVVSWTAIITGLVKSGNCKEGLQYFSEMWLSGVDCDAYCFAIALKACADSCDVKHGKEIHTQAIKRGFNASAYVVNTLATMYNKSGKLDYGMCLFGRIKTPDVVGWTSLITSYVQMGREDIAIQQFMLLWNSVVSPNGYTFAAVITACTHLGKLIFGEQLHAHVIKVGFMDALSVANSVMTLYSRCGQLESAATVFSAMKSKDIVSWSSIIAGYTQAGYAKEAFMYLSWMRREGTKPTEFALASVLSVSGFMAILDQGRQVHTHILKVGLDHTSLAQSALITMYSKCGSIKDASQVYTSAASEDVVLWTSMVNGFAEHGHCHAAIELFEKKLQDGLIPDYVTYIGVLSACNHAGLVDLGYHYFNSMTGDFKINPSKEHYGCMIDLLCRAGRLAEADNMIKSMPFDGDDVVWSTLLRACRAHGDLDRAIHAAEKILKLNPTCAGTLTTLANIYSAKGEWKEAANIRMMMRSKGVIKEAGSSWIKVKDEFSAFVSGDKTHPDNDNIYNVLDLLIAGVDVSIQDVDTLLFDA